In Amaranthus tricolor cultivar Red isolate AtriRed21 chromosome 5, ASM2621246v1, whole genome shotgun sequence, a genomic segment contains:
- the LOC130814208 gene encoding mitogen-activated protein kinase kinase 6, which yields MKTKTPLIKLSLPAQETPITSFLSASGTFQDGDLLLNQKGLLLKSDDKEPRLSDVKELDFQVSPEDLESIKVIGKGSGGVVQLVRHKWNGKLFALKVIQMNVQEEIRKQIVQELKINQSSQCPNVVICYHSYYHNGAFSLVLEYMDRGSLGDIIKQIKTILEPYLAVVCKQVLQGLVYLHNERRVIHRDIKPSNLLVNHKGEVKITDFGVSAVVASSMGQRDTFVGTYNYMSPERISGSSYDYSCDIWSLGMVMLECAIGRFPYIQSEDEVGAPSYFELLAAIVGNPAPCAPSDQFSPEFCCFISACIQKDPKDRWTSSDLLKHPFIKKFEDKDIDLGILVGSLA from the exons ATGAAGACGAAGACTCCATTAATTAAGCTCTCTCTTCCTGCTCAAGAAACTCCCATTACTAGCTTTTT GAGTGCGAGCGGCACATTTCAAGATGGTGATTTGCTGCTAAATCAGAAAGGATTGCTGCTTAAATCTGATGACAAGGAACCTCgt CTTTCTGATGTTAAAGAGCTTGACTTTCAAGTTTCACCTGAAGATCTTGAGTCTATCAAGGTCATTGGCAAAGGAAGCGGTGGAGTAGTTCAGCTTGTTCGGCATAAGTGGAATGGGAAATTGTTTGCTTTGAAG GTCATCCAAATGAACGTACAAGAGGAGATTCGTAAACAAATTGTGCAAGAGTTAAAAATCAACCAGTCATCTCAGTGTCCAAATGTTGTTATATGCTACCATTCCTATTATCATAATGGAGCTTTCTCACTTGTTCTAGAGTATATGGACCGTGGTTCTTTGGGAGATATCATTAAACAAATCAAGACGATCCTTGAACCTTATCTTGCAGTTGTTTGCAAACAG GTATTACAAGGTCTTGTATACTTGCATAATGAAAGGCGTGTCATACATCGGGACATAAAGCCTTCCAATCTTTTGGTAAATCACAAAGGAGAAGTCAAGATTACTGACTTCGGTGTTAGTGCGGTGGTTGCCAGTTCGATGGGCCAGCGTGACACGTTTGTTGGGACCTACAACTACATGTCG CCTGAAAGAATTAGTGGAAGCTCTTATGACTACAGCTGCGACATTTGGAGTTTGGGTATGGTCATGTTGGAGTGTGCCATTGGGCGGTTTCCCTACATTCAATCTGAAGATGAGGTTGGTGCACCGAGTTATTTTGAGCTTTTGGCAGCAATTGTGGGAAACCCAGCACCTTGTGCTCCATCTGATCAGTTTTCTCCAGAGTTCTGTTGCTTCATATCTGCTTG CATACAGAAGGACCCGAAGGATAGATGGACATCATCAGATCTTCTG AAACACCCATTCATCAAAAAGTTTGAGGACAAAGATATTGATTTGGGGATTTTGGTTGGGAGTTTAGCTTAG